The region AAACCGTCGCCCCGAGAATGCCCGAAGGGATCAGCCAGTCTTGCGCGGAAGCCGCCAGCCAGGCACGGCCGCACGGGTCGGCCAATACCACCAGGCGTGGATCCGCCGGAAACCTCGAGTCTCCCGCCAGGCTGTCACGAATCTGGCCGCTGATAGCTCCTTTTCCGGTCCAGCCATCGACGAACACGATATTCTCGGCGCCGTGGGTCTTGATGATAGCTTCGAGTGCCACGTTGTCGATGCCGCGATCACGAATAATGCTGATCCCGTAATGCCGGGCATCGCGTCCCATTTCAACCAGAGCTCGACGCAGCAGAACGCCAAGAGGCAAGCCCGCCCGGACAAATGACACCAGCGCAATCGACGCGCCGTTGTAACGCTCATTCAAGGCCAGGGCCAAGGCCTGCACATCGGCAGCCATGCGGGCGCCATTTTGTGCCAGAGCCTTCTGATACAAACTTTTATGCGTGTCGGACGGAGGATGCTCCTGACTGATCATCTCGGAGTAATGGCGCTGCCGGGTCTGAATCAGGCGTTCCTTTTCCTGCACGTCGGTGACTTCAATCTCCATCGCCTGCAGTAAAAAGTGCACGTCATCAGCGTCGTAACTGCCACTGCCAACGGTGCTCAGCCCTTCAAACGCGTTATTCATGATCCATACTCGCCAGCACATGACTGGCCAGTTGACCGCGCTTTGGCGTACCCCACCAGTCGCATTCAGCCATAAAGCCGAGATCTGACACGCTGTCGCCAAAACCGAGCAGTGGACGTTTGCCGTTGATCGCCTGATCGCGGCGGATCCACTCGCGCACTGCCTCACGTTTTTGCAGCGTCAGTGGCAGGAACGCCAGGTTGTTGCCATTACCGTGCACATACAACCCGTCCAGCAAGCCTCGCGCCTTGACCTCTGCGAGGACAATGCGCAGCGCTTCGTCGGTTTCGTTGTTGTGTTTGGTCACCACATAATTGGCCAGCCCTTGCTCTTCAACGACCCAGCCACGCAACGAGAAGCCCAGTTCGGCGCCAATGAGCAGCGTTTGCTCGCTCAATTCATGCAAACGGGTTTGCTCGAACGCCAGCTCATCGCACATGCGGGCGTGCCACTGCGCGTCCAGAGTGCCGTCGGCGCCCAAAATCACGCCTCCGTGAGCACACACCGCGCCGTGGGCGAACGGTAATTGCACACGCTGGTACGCCTCGATACTGCGAGCGGTCACGGGTACCACATCACTTGTGGCAAGCAGCCATTCAACGAAGCTCTTCTGAGTGGCGCTCATAAAGCCGTTGGGTTGTCCGTCCACATCCAGCGTGGCCGGGAAGCGCGGCTCATCACCCATCTTGCGGGCGGTCTGGAACAGCGTGTCGTCAAGATCAACGAACACCAGTGGACGATTACTTGTCATCAACGATCACCTGCGCATTCAATGCGCTGACCAGCGCCGGGTCGACGGCTGCCGCCGGGGTTTCGCTGCAAATCAGCACACGGTCAAACTGGCCGGGGGCAACGTTGTACAAAAAGTTGGGAATGCCCAGGCCATAGTTGTCCGAGAACGAAAGCGCATGATCGATCGCATGCCCAAGGGCAATCGGCGAACGGCTGGTGGAGCTGAAGTGCACATCGGCACCCGCACGCTCCAGGCGCTCTGCCAGCAGAAACGGACGCCACACGAATTCGCTGGTACCGATCACCAGCACACGCTCTCCGGGCTTGACCTGCAACCCCGGCGCCAGAGTGTCGAGGTGCTCGCGCACGCCCATGCGGCCCCAGTCACGGCTCGGATCGAGCGACCAGTCACCTTGGGCAACACTGCCCACTTCGGGCATGTCTGGCAGTTCAGCGGTGACATCTTCGGCGAACGTATAGCGACCATCGAGCAGTGACACGCTGCTGACGTGAGCACCCATTGCCTTGCGCACAGCATCCTGCGACCAGTCAGTCAGGGTGGCAGTGACAACCCGCTCAATCGAATGCAGCCCGGCGTCAGCCAGGGCTCGAGACAGGTTGATAAACGTATTGCCGGTCGAGGCCTCATCGTCCACCAGCACCAGCGACCGTGCGTTCAGCATCAATTCGCGGGTCTCAGGGTCCTGTGGCAGATGCAACAAATGCGAGCTGGCGTGGCTGTGTTCTTCTTCAAAGCGGGCAAACAGCTCGCTGCCGGTGGGGTGTCGGCTGCTCACCAGATACACGCTGTCGTCACGGGTCTGGCTCAGCGCCCGGTGCACGCCGGCACCGAGGCCCACGGCGGTTTCAGCCATGCCGATGACCAGCACCGGGCCGGGCAGGTCTGCAGGGATTTGGGCCGCCAGGGCATTGAAGCTGTCGGCCATCAGCGATGGTCGCGCCGGAATATGTCGACCCAGCACGCGGGACACAAACAAAAAGGCGCGCTTGGGGTTACGACGTTCAGCAAAACTGAAAAGAGCCTGAGGGTCGAAGGTCGATGAATTGACTTCGACTTCCAGACGACCGCGCTTAAGGTTTGCGTGCAAAGCCTTGGTTTCGGTCATTGAGTTACCGCTGTTCATCAAAGTTTATTACCTGGAAATACTTAAAAAGTGGGGGACAATTCGCGAGTTGAGGATTTAAGACAAGCGCAAAATGGTTACTGGAGATGGCTAAGATCCATTCACCATCGCCCGACCTGTGAAGCCGGGCTGGCTCGGCATGCCTGGAAGACGCTCGCGGTCCCCGGTTAAGCCGGCACGCGAGGTTCATGGATGGGCGTCGGACGCCACTACGGTCTTGATCTGGCAGCAACCGTCAAACCCGATGACCGGCAGTTGCTCGGGCTTTCTAGCACCTTAACAGCTCATCTGCGCGAACCGAAACGACGACCGTAATCGCTTTGACCTGCAGGTCCTCACGCCATGCACTCACAGGCTCGGGCAGACCGAGACGGCGCGCGGCGAAAATACCCGGCAAATTAACCCCCGCTTCACGGGTATAACCAATGCCGCCGGAATAACGCAGATTGATCTCAAGCAAATGCGGTTGGCCAGCGGCGTCATCGCGGGTCTGCACGTTGACGATACCGTCACACTTGAAATGCCGCGCCGCCTTGATCGCCAGCTCCACTGCCGCACTGTC is a window of Pseudomonas taetrolens DNA encoding:
- a CDS encoding cysteine protease StiP family protein, which produces MNNAFEGLSTVGSGSYDADDVHFLLQAMEIEVTDVQEKERLIQTRQRHYSEMISQEHPPSDTHKSLYQKALAQNGARMAADVQALALALNERYNGASIALVSFVRAGLPLGVLLRRALVEMGRDARHYGISIIRDRGIDNVALEAIIKTHGAENIVFVDGWTGKGAISGQIRDSLAGDSRFPADPRLVVLADPCGRAWLAASAQDWLIPSGILGATVSGLVSRSIWPQEPGLHGCVVYEHLAGHDVTMSFIHSIEAERAQLAPVAAVQPWTSEQALLLQRSAVAAVERISTRFAVSNPNRVKPGIAEATRAVMRRVPDHVLVRSRDDQDVQLLMHLTRQASIEVEEVGDELGPYRAVTVIRSVS
- a CDS encoding HAD family hydrolase, which produces MTSNRPLVFVDLDDTLFQTARKMGDEPRFPATLDVDGQPNGFMSATQKSFVEWLLATSDVVPVTARSIEAYQRVQLPFAHGAVCAHGGVILGADGTLDAQWHARMCDELAFEQTRLHELSEQTLLIGAELGFSLRGWVVEEQGLANYVVTKHNNETDEALRIVLAEVKARGLLDGLYVHGNGNNLAFLPLTLQKREAVREWIRRDQAINGKRPLLGFGDSVSDLGFMAECDWWGTPKRGQLASHVLASMDHE
- a CDS encoding phosphoribosyltransferase domain-containing protein — translated: MNSGNSMTETKALHANLKRGRLEVEVNSSTFDPQALFSFAERRNPKRAFLFVSRVLGRHIPARPSLMADSFNALAAQIPADLPGPVLVIGMAETAVGLGAGVHRALSQTRDDSVYLVSSRHPTGSELFARFEEEHSHASSHLLHLPQDPETRELMLNARSLVLVDDEASTGNTFINLSRALADAGLHSIERVVTATLTDWSQDAVRKAMGAHVSSVSLLDGRYTFAEDVTAELPDMPEVGSVAQGDWSLDPSRDWGRMGVREHLDTLAPGLQVKPGERVLVIGTSEFVWRPFLLAERLERAGADVHFSSTSRSPIALGHAIDHALSFSDNYGLGIPNFLYNVAPGQFDRVLICSETPAAAVDPALVSALNAQVIVDDK